The Microbacterium horticulturae region CAGCCCGCCGCGCGCCGCGAACTCAGCCCGCCGCGCGCCGCGAACTCAGCCCGCCGCGCGGCGCACGAGCTCGGCAATGCGCTTCTCGTCGTCGGCGGTCAGCGACAGGATCGCGTACGACGTCGGCCACATCTGTCCGTCGTCGAGCAGGGCGTTGGTCTCGAACCCGAGGGTGGCGTAACGATCCTTGAACTTGGCAGCGGGCTTGAAGAACAGCACGACCTTGCCTCCGCGCGTGTAGGCGGGGAAGCCGTACCAGGTCTTCGAACCGAGCTGCGGCGCGACCTCGGTCACGATGTCATCGATGCCCTGCGCGATGACCCGGTCGCTGTCGTCCATACCCGCGATGGCGTCGACCAACTCTTGCCGGTCGAGCGCGGCCTTCTCTTCGGGCGACTTGCCCTTGCGCTGCTGCGCCTTCATCTCGGCGGCACGCTGCCGCATCGCTGAGCGCTCTTCCGCGCTGAAACCGGACTTGGTGGATGACTCTGTGCTCATGTCGTTCACGATACGGATGCGGCATCCCGCGCGCTTCTCGAATCCTGCTCGAGTTCGAGGGACAGGGCGATCTGGCCGAGTTCCCGCTCGCCGGCGACACGCTCTCGCTGACGGCGGATCTCACGGTCATCGAGCGTGAGATCCTCGACGAAAGCGAGACCGCACGGCGGTGAGCGGAGAAGGGGATGATGCGACCATGAGCACACACGAGACATCTGCCCGAGAAGAAGTCGACGCGATCATCGCCGGGGCCGGCGGGTGGCGGGCGGAGGCGCTCGCGACGATCCGCGCCGTCATCATCAGCGCCGACCCTGAGATCGTCGAGGAGATCAAGTGGCGCAAACCGTCGAAGCCCGAGGGGGTCGCCACATGGACCTGTCGGGGGAACGTCTGCATGGCGGACGTGCTGAAGAAGGCGGTGCGCCTGACGTTTCCCCGGGGCGCGCGGCTGGACGACCCGACGGGCCTCTTCAACGCGCGGCTAGACGGCAGCACCGTCCGTGCGATCGACGTCTTCGAGGGCGCACAGGTCGATGAGGGCGCGCTGCGCCGGCTCGTGCTCGAGGCGGTCGCGGAGAACCGGGCGGGGTGAGGCCGGCGAAAGACACGGAGGTGGATGCCGCGGCCGCTGTCTTCGGACGGCCCGAGCCGCGGCATCCCGTTCTCATCCATCGCGAGAACACGCTTGTGCACGCCTCTCCGCCGGATGCGCGTGCACGAGCGTGTGCTCGCGGAGGGCAATGAGGGGAGAAGCGCGCGGGTCGCTGAACGGTCAAAACCGACTGTTGAGCGGATGCTGTCGCCCCGGCACCGCGGAGCGCCCTGCGCCGCCCGCTACTTCGCCTCGACGTCGTGCGGGTCGCCGCCGAGCTGGCCCACGGCCGGGATCGGGCCGCCGTCGTCGGCACCGGTCTTGCGTACGCGGGCGATGAAGTTGCCGAGGTGGTAGATGAGCAGTGCCGCGACGGTGCCGATCACGATGGCGCCGAGCTGGAAGTTTCCCCAACCCATCGCGAAGCCCGCGATCGCGATCACGAATGACACCGCGACCGTGTACTGGTTGACGGGGCGCGAGAAGTCGACGCGGTTGTCGACCCAGATCTTGATGCCGATGACGCCGATCAGGCCGTACAGCGCGGTTGTCACGCCGCCGAGCATTCCCGGG contains the following coding sequences:
- a CDS encoding DUF1801 domain-containing protein: MSTESSTKSGFSAEERSAMRQRAAEMKAQQRKGKSPEEKAALDRQELVDAIAGMDDSDRVIAQGIDDIVTEVAPQLGSKTWYGFPAYTRGGKVVLFFKPAAKFKDRYATLGFETNALLDDGQMWPTSYAILSLTADDEKRIAELVRRAAG
- a CDS encoding DUF1801 domain-containing protein; amino-acid sequence: MSTHETSAREEVDAIIAGAGGWRAEALATIRAVIISADPEIVEEIKWRKPSKPEGVATWTCRGNVCMADVLKKAVRLTFPRGARLDDPTGLFNARLDGSTVRAIDVFEGAQVDEGALRRLVLEAVAENRAG